From the genome of Pseudomonas sp. TMP9, one region includes:
- a CDS encoding DUF2314 domain-containing protein, producing MPRATLIASLALAMTAFNAGARDADEVVTSDRQNPTVSAAVRQAQAGLSEFLTLAAKPPANTRDFKVQVMVEDSNGIETFWIIHFRPIDRGFIGEVANEPRIVKSVSWGQQLRFNREQITDWGYLKNDRQVGSFTVCALFKEMPAEQVEFYRREHGFDC from the coding sequence ATGCCTAGGGCCACTCTGATTGCTTCGCTCGCGCTGGCTATGACTGCGTTTAACGCCGGCGCGCGTGATGCCGATGAAGTGGTCACCTCCGATCGCCAAAACCCAACCGTCTCAGCGGCTGTGCGCCAAGCTCAGGCGGGTCTGAGCGAGTTTCTCACCCTAGCTGCCAAGCCACCCGCCAATACCCGTGACTTCAAAGTGCAGGTCATGGTCGAGGACAGTAATGGTATTGAAACCTTCTGGATCATCCATTTTCGCCCCATTGACCGAGGCTTTATCGGTGAAGTGGCCAACGAGCCACGCATTGTTAAAAGCGTCAGCTGGGGACAACAACTGCGCTTTAACCGTGAGCAAATCACGGACTGGGGTTACCTCAAGAACGACCGCCAAGTCGGAAGCTTTACTGTCTGCGCGCTGTTTAAAGAAATGCCTGCCGAACAGGTGGAGTTTTACCGCCGCGAGCATGGCTTTGACTGCTGA
- a CDS encoding YoaK family protein, translating to MSIHYARSLTGRERTAAANRHLGFTLAFVAGAINAGGFLAVQQYTSHMTGIVSAMADNIVLGTYDLVLGGLGGLLSFVLGAACSTVMVNYSRRRQLHSEYALPLMLEALLLLCFGFLGATLATITGLFVPLTVMLLCFIMGLQNALITKLSKAEIRTTHITGIITDIGIELGKMLYWNHSRNPDIGRVISDRQRLRVLSLLTCFFFSGAVIGALGFNYLGYISTVPLALLLVLLAAMPALDDARVLIRWLLRR from the coding sequence ATGTCCATTCATTATGCGAGAAGCCTGACCGGTCGTGAGCGCACTGCTGCGGCCAACCGGCATCTGGGGTTTACCCTGGCCTTTGTCGCCGGGGCGATTAACGCGGGTGGTTTTCTCGCGGTGCAGCAATACACCTCGCACATGACCGGCATCGTTTCGGCCATGGCCGACAACATTGTTCTGGGTACGTATGACCTGGTGTTGGGTGGTCTTGGTGGCCTGCTGTCGTTTGTCTTGGGCGCTGCATGTTCGACGGTGATGGTCAATTACTCGCGCCGCCGCCAGTTGCACAGCGAATACGCGTTACCGCTCATGCTGGAGGCGCTGCTGCTGCTGTGTTTCGGCTTTCTTGGGGCGACGCTGGCGACGATCACAGGTCTGTTTGTGCCGCTCACAGTGATGCTGTTGTGTTTCATCATGGGCCTGCAAAATGCGCTGATTACCAAACTCTCCAAGGCCGAAATCCGTACCACGCATATCACCGGCATCATCACTGACATCGGTATTGAACTGGGCAAGATGCTGTACTGGAATCATAGCCGTAACCCCGATATTGGCCGGGTAATATCCGATCGCCAACGCTTGCGGGTATTGAGCCTGCTGACCTGCTTTTTTTTCTCAGGTGCTGTGATCGGCGCGCTGGGTTTTAACTACCTGGGGTACATCTCCACCGTACCACTGGCCCTGCTGCTGGTGCTGCTAGCAGCCATGCCGGCGCTGGACGATGCGCGGGTGTTAATACGCTGGCTGTTGCGCAGGTAG
- the glmS gene encoding glutamine--fructose-6-phosphate transaminase (isomerizing), translating into MCGIVGAVAERNITAVLVEGLKRLEYRGYDSAGVALLNDQGVLQRSRRVGKVSELAAALSEAPLAGRLGIAHTRWATHGVPSERNAHPHFSGDELAVVHNGIIENYEELRAQLQGLGYVFSSDTDTEVIVHLLAEIQKTQPDLTLALKQAVKQLQGAYGLAVICAKQPDRLLAARSGSPLVIGLGLGENFLASDQLALRQVTDRFMYLEEGDIAEIRRDSVQIWDVSGQPIERESVQYHEGAEAAEKGEYRHFMLKEIHEQPKVVQRTLEGRLGTDHVLVQAFGPQAAELFAKVRNVQIVACGTSYHAGMVARYWLEGVAGIPCQVEVASEFRYRKVVVQPDTLFISISQSGETADTLAALRNGKALGYLASLAICNVGISSLVRESDLCLLTLAGPEIGVASTKAFTTQLVALMLLTLSLGHVRGTLDKALEAELVEELRRLPTRLGEALAMDSVVEKVSELFAEKHHSLFLGRGAMYPVAMEGALKLKEISYIHAEAYPAGELKHGPLALVDSDMPVVTVAPNNELLEKLKSNLQEVRARGGELLVFADEQAGMRNGEGTHVVNMPHIHDALAPILYTIPLQLLSYYVAVLKGTDVDQPRNLAKSVTVE; encoded by the coding sequence ATGTGTGGGATCGTAGGTGCAGTCGCCGAACGTAATATCACGGCCGTGTTGGTTGAAGGCCTTAAACGCCTGGAATACCGCGGTTACGACAGCGCCGGCGTGGCGTTATTGAACGACCAAGGCGTGCTGCAACGCAGCCGTCGGGTCGGTAAAGTCAGCGAATTAGCCGCTGCGCTAAGCGAAGCACCGCTGGCCGGTCGCTTGGGCATTGCGCACACCCGCTGGGCGACGCACGGCGTGCCCAGCGAGCGTAATGCGCACCCGCATTTCTCCGGTGACGAGCTCGCCGTGGTGCACAACGGCATCATCGAAAACTATGAAGAACTGCGTGCTCAACTGCAGGGCTTAGGTTACGTGTTCAGCTCGGATACCGACACGGAAGTGATCGTGCATCTGCTCGCTGAGATTCAGAAAACTCAGCCAGACTTGACCCTCGCTCTCAAACAAGCGGTCAAGCAACTGCAGGGTGCCTATGGCCTGGCCGTGATTTGCGCCAAGCAACCGGACCGTTTGCTCGCTGCGCGCAGTGGCAGCCCGTTGGTGATCGGCTTGGGCTTAGGTGAGAATTTCCTCGCGTCCGACCAGCTGGCTCTGAGGCAAGTCACCGACCGTTTTATGTACTTAGAAGAAGGCGACATTGCTGAAATTCGTCGTGACAGCGTACAGATATGGGATGTATCGGGTCAGCCGATTGAGCGCGAAAGCGTGCAATACCATGAAGGTGCTGAGGCCGCTGAAAAAGGCGAGTACCGGCACTTTATGCTCAAGGAAATCCATGAGCAGCCCAAAGTCGTGCAACGCACCCTCGAAGGCCGCTTAGGCACTGACCACGTTCTGGTACAGGCCTTCGGCCCGCAGGCCGCCGAGCTGTTTGCCAAGGTGCGTAACGTGCAAATCGTTGCCTGCGGTACCAGCTATCATGCCGGTATGGTGGCGCGTTACTGGCTAGAAGGCGTAGCGGGGATTCCCTGTCAGGTCGAAGTGGCCAGCGAGTTTCGCTACCGCAAGGTGGTGGTGCAGCCGGATACATTGTTTATCAGCATCTCGCAATCCGGTGAAACAGCCGACACTTTGGCGGCTCTGCGTAACGGTAAAGCGCTGGGTTACTTAGCCAGCCTGGCGATTTGTAACGTCGGCATCAGCTCGCTGGTGCGCGAATCTGACCTGTGCCTGCTGACCCTGGCTGGCCCGGAAATCGGTGTGGCTTCGACCAAGGCGTTCACCACTCAGCTGGTTGCGCTGATGCTGTTGACCCTGTCTCTCGGTCACGTGCGCGGCACACTAGATAAAGCCCTAGAAGCCGAGTTGGTGGAAGAGCTGCGCCGCCTGCCGACCCGCCTCGGTGAAGCGTTGGCCATGGACAGCGTGGTGGAGAAGGTGTCCGAGCTGTTCGCTGAAAAGCATCACAGCCTGTTTCTTGGCCGTGGTGCGATGTACCCGGTGGCCATGGAAGGTGCGCTTAAACTTAAGGAAATTTCCTATATCCATGCCGAAGCCTACCCAGCCGGCGAGCTTAAACATGGCCCGTTAGCGTTGGTGGACAGCGATATGCCGGTGGTCACCGTCGCGCCCAATAACGAGCTGCTGGAAAAACTCAAATCGAACCTGCAAGAAGTGCGCGCCCGCGGCGGCGAACTGCTGGTGTTTGCCGATGAGCAAGCGGGTATGCGCAACGGCGAGGGCACCCATGTGGTGAACATGCCGCACATCCACGACGCGTTAGCGCCGATTCTGTACACCATTCCGCTGCAATTGCTGTCTTACTACGTGGCCGTGCTCAAAGGTACCGATGTTGATCAACCCCGTAACTTGGCTAAGAGCGTAACCGTTGAATAA
- a CDS encoding DeoR family transcriptional regulator, which produces MSKRNTPQRRHSILALLAEQGEVSVDALSKAFATSEVTIRKDLAALEKSGLLLRRYGGAVPMPQELISDIQPISQYKYAIARAGVALIREHARIIIDSGTTTAAMIPQLGYKPGLVVMTNSMNVARAISELEHEPVLLMTGGTWDPHSESFQGQVAEQVLRSYDFDQLFIGADGIDLSRGTTTFNELLGLSRVMADVAREVVVMVESDKIGRKIPNLELPWSGIHTLITDERLDNEARDQLTKRGIKLICAAVEA; this is translated from the coding sequence ATGTCGAAACGCAACACCCCGCAACGACGCCATAGCATTCTTGCCCTGCTCGCTGAGCAAGGTGAGGTGAGTGTGGATGCCTTGTCGAAAGCTTTCGCCACCTCTGAAGTAACCATTCGCAAAGACCTCGCCGCATTGGAAAAGAGCGGCCTGCTGCTGCGTCGCTACGGCGGTGCGGTGCCGATGCCCCAGGAACTGATCAGCGATATCCAGCCGATTTCACAGTACAAATACGCCATCGCTCGCGCCGGTGTGGCGCTTATCCGCGAGCACGCACGGATCATCATCGACAGCGGTACCACTACAGCGGCGATGATTCCTCAGCTCGGCTATAAGCCCGGCTTGGTAGTCATGACCAATTCGATGAACGTGGCCCGCGCCATCAGCGAACTGGAACATGAGCCGGTGCTGCTGATGACTGGCGGTACGTGGGATCCGCATTCCGAATCCTTCCAGGGCCAGGTGGCTGAGCAGGTGCTGCGCTCGTATGACTTTGATCAGTTGTTTATCGGTGCCGATGGCATCGACCTAAGCCGAGGCACCACCACTTTTAATGAATTGCTCGGCCTAAGCCGGGTTATGGCAGACGTGGCCCGTGAAGTGGTGGTGATGGTTGAGAGCGACAAAATAGGCCGCAAAATTCCTAATTTGGAGCTGCCTTGGAGCGGTATCCATACCCTGATAACCGACGAGCGCCTCGATAACGAGGCCCGTGACCAATTGACCAAGCGCGGCATCAAGCTGATCTGCGCTGCTGTAGAAGCCTGA
- the glmU gene encoding bifunctional UDP-N-acetylglucosamine diphosphorylase/glucosamine-1-phosphate N-acetyltransferase GlmU, translated as MSLDIVILAAGQGTRMRSALPKVLHSVAGKAMLGHVIDTARLLKPQGIHVVIGHGAELVRERLAADDLNFVLQSEQLGTGHAVAQALPALMAERVLILYGDVPLIEVETLQRLLQQVSEQQLGLLTVNLQDPTGYGRIVRDELGVVKAIVEHKDASAEQRLISEGNTGILAVPGKRLADWLGRLSNSNAQGEYYLTDVIAMAVADGLVVATEQAADELEVLGANDRIQLAQLERHYQYRAARKLMVQGVTLVDPARFDQRGEVTVGRDISIDINVILEGRVVIEDGVQIGPNCVIINSTLRKGAIIKANSHLEGADVGEGADCGPFARLRPGSVLSAKAHVGNFVELKNTTLGEGAKAGHLSYLGDAQVGARSNIGAGTITCNYDGANKFKTVLGEDVFIGSNSALVAPVALGDRATTGAGSVITGDVPANTLAVGRAKQRNIEGWKRPVKINK; from the coding sequence ATGTCGCTCGATATCGTTATTCTCGCCGCCGGCCAAGGCACCCGCATGCGCTCAGCCTTACCCAAGGTTCTGCACTCGGTTGCCGGTAAAGCCATGCTCGGCCATGTGATCGACACCGCCCGTCTGCTGAAACCGCAGGGCATTCATGTAGTAATCGGGCATGGTGCAGAGTTAGTGCGTGAGCGCCTTGCGGCAGATGACCTGAATTTCGTGCTGCAGAGCGAGCAGCTTGGTACGGGTCATGCTGTGGCTCAAGCGTTGCCAGCGTTGATGGCCGAGCGTGTGCTGATTCTCTACGGTGATGTGCCGTTGATCGAAGTGGAAACCCTGCAGCGTCTGCTGCAACAGGTCAGCGAGCAGCAGCTGGGGTTGTTGACGGTCAACCTGCAAGACCCGACGGGCTATGGCCGCATCGTCCGCGATGAGCTAGGCGTGGTGAAGGCCATCGTTGAGCACAAAGATGCCAGCGCCGAGCAGCGGCTGATCAGTGAAGGCAACACCGGTATTCTTGCCGTACCGGGCAAGCGCCTGGCTGACTGGCTCGGCCGCTTGTCCAACAGCAACGCCCAGGGTGAGTATTACCTGACTGACGTGATTGCCATGGCCGTGGCTGACGGTCTGGTTGTGGCCACCGAGCAGGCGGCTGATGAGCTGGAAGTGTTGGGTGCCAACGACCGCATTCAGCTGGCGCAACTGGAGCGGCATTATCAATACCGCGCCGCGCGCAAGTTGATGGTGCAGGGCGTCACGTTGGTTGACCCCGCCCGTTTCGATCAGCGCGGCGAGGTCACCGTTGGCCGCGACATATCGATTGATATCAACGTGATTCTCGAAGGCCGGGTGGTCATCGAAGATGGGGTACAGATTGGGCCGAACTGCGTGATCATTAACAGCACCCTGCGTAAGGGCGCGATCATCAAAGCCAATAGCCATTTGGAAGGCGCTGATGTGGGTGAGGGTGCGGATTGCGGTCCATTTGCGCGGCTGCGACCTGGCTCGGTGTTAAGTGCCAAGGCCCATGTGGGTAACTTTGTTGAGTTGAAGAACACCACCTTGGGCGAAGGCGCTAAAGCTGGCCATCTGAGCTACCTGGGCGACGCTCAGGTCGGCGCACGGAGCAACATCGGCGCCGGCACCATCACCTGTAATTACGACGGTGCCAACAAGTTTAAAACCGTGCTCGGTGAGGATGTATTTATCGGCTCCAACAGTGCTTTGGTTGCACCCGTGGCCCTCGGTGACCGTGCGACCACCGGCGCCGGCTCGGTGATCACCGGTGACGTACCGGCTAACACCTTAGCGGTCGGCCGCGCTAAACAGCGCAATATTGAAGGCTGGAAGCGCCCGGTAAAGATTAACAAGTGA
- a CDS encoding F0F1 ATP synthase subunit epsilon, giving the protein MAMTVHCDIVSAEGEIFSGLVEMVIAHGNLGDLGIAPGHAPLLTDLKPGPIRLIKLGGEAEVFYISGGFLEVQPSLVKVLADTVQRAADIDEAAAQEALKAAEKALHEKGAEFDYGSAAAHLAEVAAQLRTVQQLRKKFGG; this is encoded by the coding sequence ATGGCCATGACAGTCCATTGCGATATCGTCAGCGCTGAGGGAGAAATCTTCTCCGGCCTGGTGGAAATGGTGATCGCACACGGCAACTTGGGCGACCTGGGTATTGCGCCCGGTCACGCGCCTTTGTTGACCGACCTTAAGCCAGGTCCGATTCGCTTGATCAAGCTGGGCGGTGAAGCTGAGGTATTTTACATCTCCGGCGGCTTCCTTGAAGTTCAGCCGAGCCTGGTAAAAGTGCTTGCCGATACCGTGCAGCGTGCTGCCGATATCGACGAAGCTGCTGCTCAAGAAGCCCTCAAGGCTGCTGAGAAAGCATTGCACGAGAAGGGTGCGGAATTCGACTACGGTTCTGCCGCTGCTCATCTTGCTGAGGTTGCAGCCCAGCTGCGTACCGTCCAGCAACTGCGTAAGAAGTTCGGCGGGTAA
- the atpD gene encoding F0F1 ATP synthase subunit beta — protein sequence MSSGRIVQIIGAVIDVEFPRDQVPNIYEALKVIGAETTLEVQQQLGDGVVRTIAMGSTEGLKRGLNVDSTGAGIQVPVGVKTLGRIMDVLGNPIDEAGPIGEEERWGIHRPAPSYAEQASSNELLETGIKVIDLVCPFAKGGKVGLFGGAGVGKTVNMMELIRNIAIEHSGYSVFAGVGERTREGNDFYHEMKDSNVLDKVALVYGQMNEPPGNRLRVALTGLTMAEKFRDEGRDVLFFVDNIYRYTLAGTEVSALLGRMPSAVGYQPTLAEEMGVLQERITSTKTGSITSIQAVYVPADDLTDPSPATTFAHLDATVVLSRDIASLGIYPAVDPLDSTSRQLDPMVIGQEHYDTARGVQYVLQRYKELKDIIAILGMDELSEEDKLLVARARKIQRFLSQPFFVAEVFTGSPGKYVSLKDTIAGFSGILNGDYDHLPEQAFYMVGAIEEAVEKAKKL from the coding sequence ATGAGTAGCGGACGTATCGTTCAAATCATCGGCGCCGTTATCGACGTGGAATTTCCGCGTGATCAAGTGCCGAATATTTATGAAGCGCTGAAAGTAATTGGCGCTGAAACCACCCTCGAAGTTCAGCAGCAGCTGGGCGACGGCGTGGTCCGTACCATTGCGATGGGTTCGACCGAAGGCCTCAAGCGTGGCCTGAACGTCGATAGCACTGGCGCAGGCATCCAAGTGCCGGTCGGAGTGAAAACTCTGGGCCGTATTATGGATGTACTGGGCAACCCGATCGACGAAGCGGGCCCGATTGGCGAAGAAGAGCGTTGGGGCATTCACCGTCCTGCGCCGTCCTACGCTGAGCAGGCCAGCTCCAACGAACTGCTGGAAACAGGCATCAAGGTTATCGACTTGGTTTGCCCGTTCGCCAAGGGCGGTAAGGTTGGTCTGTTCGGTGGTGCCGGTGTCGGTAAAACCGTAAACATGATGGAACTGATCCGTAACATCGCTATCGAGCACAGTGGTTATTCTGTGTTCGCCGGTGTGGGTGAGCGTACTCGTGAGGGTAACGACTTCTACCACGAGATGAAGGATTCCAACGTTCTCGACAAGGTAGCGCTGGTTTACGGTCAGATGAACGAGCCACCAGGCAACCGTCTGCGCGTCGCACTGACCGGCCTGACTATGGCCGAGAAGTTCCGCGACGAAGGCCGCGATGTGTTGTTCTTCGTGGACAACATCTACCGCTACACCTTGGCCGGTACTGAAGTATCCGCACTGCTCGGCCGTATGCCGTCGGCAGTGGGTTACCAGCCGACTCTGGCCGAAGAAATGGGCGTTCTGCAAGAGCGTATTACGTCGACTAAGACCGGCTCGATCACTTCGATCCAGGCTGTATACGTACCTGCGGACGACCTGACTGACCCAAGCCCGGCGACCACCTTCGCCCACTTGGACGCCACCGTTGTACTGTCCCGTGACATCGCCTCCCTGGGTATCTACCCAGCAGTTGATCCACTCGACTCGACGTCGCGCCAGTTGGACCCAATGGTGATTGGTCAAGAGCACTACGACACCGCCCGCGGCGTGCAGTATGTGCTGCAGCGCTACAAAGAGCTGAAAGACATCATCGCAATCCTGGGTATGGATGAGCTGTCTGAAGAAGACAAGCTGCTAGTAGCCCGTGCCCGTAAGATCCAGCGCTTCCTGTCCCAGCCGTTCTTCGTGGCCGAAGTCTTTACCGGTTCGCCGGGTAAGTACGTCTCCCTGAAGGACACTATTGCTGGTTTCAGCGGCATTCTTAACGGCGACTATGACCACCTGCCAGAGCAGGCGTTCTACATGGTCGGCGCGATTGAAGAAGCCGTCGAAAAAGCCAAGAAGCTGTAA
- the atpG gene encoding F0F1 ATP synthase subunit gamma: MAGAKEIRSKIASIKSTQKITSAMEKVAVSKMRRAQSRMASGRPYAERIRQVIGHLANANPEYRHPFMVEREVKRIGYIVVSSDRGLCGGLNTNLFKALLKNMAEWREAKVQTDFCVVGGKGASFFRSYGGNVVAAISKLGEEPSLNDLIGSVKVMLDAYGDGRIDRLYLVSNKFVNTMTQRPEVQQLLPLAATEEEGMQKGLWDYLYEPDAQSLLDSLMVRFIESQVYQAVLENNACEQAARMIAMKNATDNAGDLISGLQLVYNKARQAAITQEISEIVGGAAAV; encoded by the coding sequence ATGGCAGGCGCAAAAGAGATTCGCAGTAAGATCGCGAGCATCAAAAGCACGCAGAAGATCACGAGCGCCATGGAGAAAGTGGCGGTCAGCAAGATGCGCAGGGCTCAATCGCGCATGGCTTCTGGTCGTCCCTATGCCGAGCGTATCCGTCAGGTTATTGGCCATTTAGCCAACGCCAACCCGGAGTACCGCCACCCATTTATGGTGGAGCGCGAAGTTAAGCGCATCGGTTATATCGTGGTTTCGAGTGACCGTGGTCTGTGTGGTGGTTTGAACACTAACCTGTTCAAGGCATTACTGAAAAATATGGCCGAATGGCGTGAAGCCAAGGTGCAAACAGATTTCTGCGTAGTGGGTGGCAAGGGCGCAAGCTTCTTCCGCAGCTACGGCGGTAATGTGGTTGCAGCAATTAGCAAATTGGGTGAAGAGCCTTCACTCAATGACCTGATCGGCAGTGTCAAAGTCATGCTTGACGCCTATGGCGACGGCCGCATTGATCGCCTTTATCTGGTGTCGAACAAATTCGTCAACACCATGACGCAAAGGCCGGAAGTGCAGCAATTGCTGCCGCTGGCCGCGACCGAAGAAGAAGGCATGCAAAAGGGGCTGTGGGATTATCTCTACGAGCCTGATGCGCAGTCACTGCTGGATAGCTTGATGGTTCGCTTTATCGAATCCCAGGTGTATCAGGCCGTACTGGAAAACAATGCGTGCGAACAGGCAGCCCGGATGATCGCCATGAAGAATGCCACCGACAACGCCGGTGACCTGATCAGTGGTTTGCAGCTGGTCTACAACAAGGCGCGTCAGGCAGCGATCACCCAGGAAATTTCGGAAATCGTCGGCGGCGCTGCCGCGGTTTAA
- the atpA gene encoding F0F1 ATP synthase subunit alpha codes for MQQLNPSEISEIIKQRIGALDVTAQARNEGTIVSISDGIVRIYGLADVMYGEMIEFPGGVFGMALNLEQDSVGAVVLGAYTTLAEGMSAKCTGRILEVPVGPELLGRVVDALGNPIDGKGPINAQATDAVEKVAPGVIWRKSVDQPVQTGYKSVDAMIPVGRGQRELIIGDRQIGKTALAIDAIINQKNSGIKCVYVAIGQKQSTIANVVRKLEENGALANTIVVAASASESAALQFIAPYAGCTMGEYFRDRGEDALIVYDDLSKQAVAYRQISLLLRRPPGREAYPGDVFYLHSRLLERASRVSEEYVEKFTNGAVTGKTGSLTALPIIETQGGDVSAFVPTNVISITDGQIFLESAMFNSGIRPAVNAGISVSRVGGAAQTKIIKKLSGGIRTALAQYRELAAFAQFASDLDEATRKQLEHGQRVTELMKQKQYAPMSIADMSVSLYAAERGFLQDVEVKKVGTFEAALLAYFNRDHAALMAKINEKGDFNDEIDAGLKAGIENFKATQTW; via the coding sequence ATGCAGCAACTGAATCCTTCCGAAATTAGCGAAATCATCAAGCAGCGCATTGGCGCGCTGGATGTGACCGCTCAAGCCCGTAATGAAGGCACCATCGTCAGTATTTCTGACGGTATCGTGCGCATTTACGGCCTCGCTGACGTGATGTACGGCGAGATGATTGAATTCCCTGGTGGCGTTTTTGGCATGGCACTGAACCTGGAGCAAGACTCCGTGGGTGCAGTTGTTTTGGGTGCTTACACCACCCTGGCTGAAGGCATGAGCGCCAAGTGCACCGGCCGTATCCTTGAGGTTCCGGTTGGTCCGGAATTGCTCGGTCGCGTTGTTGATGCATTGGGTAACCCGATTGATGGCAAAGGCCCAATCAACGCTCAAGCTACCGATGCCGTTGAGAAAGTTGCTCCGGGCGTGATCTGGCGTAAGTCGGTCGATCAGCCAGTGCAAACCGGTTACAAATCGGTCGATGCCATGATTCCGGTTGGCCGCGGCCAGCGTGAGCTGATCATCGGTGACCGTCAGATCGGTAAAACCGCTCTGGCCATCGACGCCATCATCAACCAGAAGAACAGCGGCATTAAGTGCGTCTACGTAGCCATTGGTCAGAAGCAGTCGACCATCGCTAACGTGGTGCGCAAGCTGGAAGAAAACGGCGCGTTGGCTAACACCATCGTCGTTGCGGCTTCCGCGTCCGAATCCGCTGCGCTGCAGTTCATTGCACCGTACGCCGGTTGCACCATGGGCGAATACTTCCGCGACCGCGGTGAAGACGCGCTGATCGTTTATGACGATCTGTCCAAGCAAGCCGTGGCTTACCGCCAGATTTCCCTGCTGCTGCGCCGTCCGCCAGGCCGTGAAGCCTACCCAGGCGACGTGTTCTATCTCCACAGCCGTCTGTTGGAGCGTGCATCACGCGTATCCGAAGAGTACGTAGAGAAGTTCACTAACGGCGCCGTTACCGGTAAAACTGGTTCGCTGACCGCTCTGCCGATCATCGAAACTCAGGGCGGTGACGTTTCCGCATTTGTTCCAACCAACGTGATCTCGATCACCGACGGTCAGATCTTCTTGGAATCGGCCATGTTCAACTCGGGCATCCGTCCTGCGGTGAACGCCGGTATTTCGGTATCCCGCGTAGGTGGTGCTGCCCAAACCAAGATCATCAAGAAGCTGTCCGGTGGTATTCGTACCGCTCTTGCTCAGTACCGTGAATTGGCTGCATTTGCCCAGTTCGCCTCTGACCTGGACGAAGCTACGCGTAAACAGCTTGAGCATGGTCAGCGCGTTACCGAGCTGATGAAGCAGAAGCAATATGCGCCGATGTCCATCGCCGACATGTCTGTGTCCCTGTATGCCGCCGAGCGTGGTTTTCTGCAGGACGTAGAAGTGAAGAAGGTAGGCACTTTTGAAGCAGCGCTGCTTGCCTACTTCAACCGTGATCACGCCGCTTTGATGGCGAAGATCAACGAGAAGGGTGACTTTAACGACGAGATCGATGCGGGCCTCAAAGCCGGTATCGAGAACTTCAAAGCCACCCAAACCTGGTAA
- a CDS encoding F0F1 ATP synthase subunit delta, translated as MINTITLGRPYAKAAFEFASTAGQADAWLAMLSFSAAAVQTPEVAQQLGNPALTSEQKVKMLAQMCSGYVDDTFISFLSTLSSNDRLSLLPVVLKQFTVLKAEAESTLDVEVQTAFELTAEQLQTLAAALSKRLARTVQPKPVVNAALIGGLLIRAGDLVIDSSVRGKLNKLAEALKS; from the coding sequence ATGATCAATACCATTACGCTTGGTCGGCCTTACGCCAAAGCCGCTTTTGAGTTTGCCAGTACCGCTGGCCAAGCTGATGCTTGGTTGGCGATGTTGTCGTTTTCCGCTGCCGCCGTGCAGACCCCGGAAGTGGCGCAACAACTGGGTAACCCAGCGCTGACCAGCGAGCAGAAGGTCAAAATGCTTGCCCAAATGTGCAGTGGTTATGTTGATGACACATTCATCAGCTTCCTCTCCACGCTGAGCAGCAACGACCGTCTGTCGCTACTTCCGGTCGTGCTTAAGCAATTCACCGTTTTGAAAGCTGAAGCTGAAAGTACCCTCGATGTTGAGGTGCAAACAGCCTTTGAGCTCACTGCGGAACAACTACAAACCTTGGCTGCCGCGCTTTCCAAGCGGCTTGCTCGGACTGTCCAACCCAAGCCGGTTGTCAATGCTGCCCTTATTGGCGGTTTGTTGATCCGCGCAGGTGACCTGGTCATCGACAGTTCGGTACGCGGCAAATTGAACAAGCTGGCCGAAGCGTTGAAATCCTGA
- a CDS encoding F0F1 ATP synthase subunit B produces MNINLTLFGQTISFAIFVWFCMKFVWPPLTSAMQERQKKIAEGLDAAGRAERDLHLAQERAAKLLRESKEQASAIIDRANKTANVIVEEAKTQARTEGEKLIIGAKAEIDLEVNRAKDQLRAQVAALALVGAEKILESSIDGAAHNELVAKLASQL; encoded by the coding sequence GTGAACATAAACCTGACTTTGTTCGGTCAAACGATTTCCTTCGCTATTTTCGTCTGGTTTTGCATGAAGTTCGTATGGCCGCCGTTAACCAGCGCCATGCAAGAACGCCAGAAGAAAATCGCCGAAGGTCTGGACGCTGCAGGACGCGCTGAGCGTGATCTGCACCTTGCCCAGGAACGCGCGGCTAAATTACTGCGTGAAAGTAAAGAGCAGGCCAGCGCCATCATCGATCGTGCGAATAAAACCGCCAATGTGATCGTTGAAGAAGCCAAGACTCAGGCTCGCACCGAAGGTGAGAAACTGATTATCGGTGCTAAGGCCGAGATTGATCTGGAAGTGAACCGTGCCAAAGATCAACTGCGTGCCCAAGTAGCTGCATTGGCGCTAGTGGGTGCTGAGAAGATTCTTGAATCTTCGATTGATGGCGCAGCGCACAATGAATTGGTCGCAAAACTGGCCTCCCAACTCTAA